Below is a window of bacterium DNA.
CAGTTATACCATTTTTCCTTCCATAATTCACAAAATCTAATAAATCAAACTCAAAAAGATTATCCCCTGCAATTATTAAAAATTCATCATCTTCCAATCTATCAACTGCAAACTCTATATCTCCTATTGCTCCCAATCTTTCTTTATCTGAATTTGAACCATCATTTAAAACAACTATATTTTTCTTGTCTTCAGCCCATAAATTAAAATCACTGTAAAACTTATCATTTGAGATAATTACAATTTTATCTATTTCAGGAATTTTATTAAGTTTTTCTATGATATGCTCAACCATAACCTTTCCACCTATTTGTAGAAGATTTTTTGATTTAACAAGTGTTAATGGATACATCCTTGTTGCATAACCAGCACATAAAATAATTACCTTCATTTTTCAACTCCTTTTTTTATAATTTTTTCCCTGATAAACATTTTTCTCTTCCATTTTTTCTTCCAATAATTTTAACATTTTCTGTTTTTCAAGCAACCATAAAGGAGCAACAAGATATTCTCTATCACAATCAGCGGTCAATCTCTGAATTACAGTTTCAGGATAAAGATAAGAAAGAAAATCAATTAACAAATCAATATATTCTTCCATATCCATAACCTTAAATTTCCCTTCCTTATACCATTTTTCAAGTTCTGTATTTTTTAAAATATGAATTGGATGTATTTTTATTCCATCAAGTTCTAATATTCCACACTCTTTACCAGTTTCAATAATTTCCTCTTTTGTTTCATAAGGCAGTCCAATTATTACATGAGCACATATCTTCACATTTCTTTTTCTTGTCATCCTGTAAACTTTTAAAAAATCTGAATAAGTATGGTTCCTGTTTATAATCTTTAATGTTTTATCATGAATACTCTGAAGTCCATATTCAATCCAGACCTCATAATTACTGCTGTAACTCTCAATCAAATCAAGTTTTTCCTCATCTATACAGTCAGGTCTTGTCCCTATTGAAATTCCAACAACTTCAGGAAATTTTTTAACAACATCATATTTTTCTTTTAAAATTTCTAAAGGTGCATAAGTATTTGAATATGGCTGGAAATAAACTATAAATTTTTCTGCCTTAAACCTTCTTTTACCATATTCAATTCCTTTTTTTATCTGTTCTTCAAGTGGCAAAATTTCTCTTAAAGATGGACTGAAAGCATAATTATTACAGTAAATACATCCTTTATCACTTAATCTTCCATCAATATTCGGACAGGAAAAACCAGCATAAACACTTATTTTATGTACCCTGCAACCAAACCTTTTC
It encodes the following:
- a CDS encoding TIGR01212 family radical SAM protein (This family includes YhcC from E. coli K-12, an uncharacterized radical SAM protein.) translates to MELYKKFSDYLRKRFGCRVHKISVYAGFSCPNIDGRLSDKGCIYCNNYAFSPSLREILPLEEQIKKGIEYGKRRFKAEKFIVYFQPYSNTYAPLEILKEKYDVVKKFPEVVGISIGTRPDCIDEEKLDLIESYSSNYEVWIEYGLQSIHDKTLKIINRNHTYSDFLKVYRMTRKRNVKICAHVIIGLPYETKEEIIETGKECGILELDGIKIHPIHILKNTELEKWYKEGKFKVMDMEEYIDLLIDFLSYLYPETVIQRLTADCDREYLVAPLWLLEKQKMLKLLEEKMEEKNVYQGKNYKKRS